AAGACCTCGTCGCCGAGGTCGCCGAGCGCGTCCGCCGAGTGGTTCCGTACGACGCCGGCTCGTGGATGACGACCGACCCCGAGACGCTGCTGCCGACCCGGCTGCACGCGGTCGGTCCCAAGGTCTGCCTGCGCGCCGACGACCTGCACGACGAGCTGGCGGGCACCGGCGTCAACGGGTTCCTCGACCTCGACCGATCCGGGCGTTGCGCGGTGTCCCTCGCCGCCTCCACCGGCGGCGACCTGGACCGCGCCACCCGGCACCGGTCCGTCCACGAGCCGCTGGGGCTGCGCGACGAGCTGCGGCTGCTCGCCCGGGACGGCAGCGCCACCTGGGGCATCGGCTGTCTGCGGCGCGCCGACGACGAGCCCGACTTCACCGCCGCCGAGGTCCGCTACGTCGCCTCGATCGCCCGCCATCTGGGCCACGGCCTGCGGTCCGGCCTGGCCCGCACCGCGGCACCACGCACCCCGCTGGCGGGCTCCGGCACGCTGATACTGGACGCGGCGGGCCACCTCGAGGCCTCCACCGCGGAGGCGGACCGCTGGCTGCGGCGGATCAGCCCGGCCGAGCCCCCCGAGCTGCCGGTGTCGGTCACGATGGTGGCCGTGCAGGCCCAGGCGAACGCCGTAGCGGGCGGCCCGCCCCGACCGGCCCGGCTGCGGATGTCGCTGCCCGGCGGCGGCTGGCTGCTGGTGCAGGGCGAGGTGCTGGTCTCCGCACCGGCGCACGGGGGCGGCGGCACGTCACGCACCGCCGTCGTGCTGGAGCCCGCGAGCCGCGCCGACCTGCTGCCGGTGATGCTGGCCCTCTACGGCCTCACCGCGCGCGAACGCCAGCTGGCCGAGCTGCTCGTCGCCGGGCACGGCACCGACCGGATCGCCCGCAGGCTCGGGATCTCCCAGCACACCGTGCGCGACCACACCAAGGCGATCTTCGCGAAGGTGAACGTGGCGACCCGTGCCGAGCTGACCGCGGTGCTCGGCGCCGAGGTCACCGGCCCCCCGGTCGACGTCCCCGGCGGCCTGGGCGACCTCGGCCTCGCCGGCTGACGCACCGCGCCCGGAAACACCACGGTCCTCGCAGCCCCAGAAGACTGGACGCTGCGAGGACCGCCGGCGTTCTGCTCCTCAGTGCGGAGCCATCAGTGAAACTGTGTTCCTCGGGTACATCGCCATCAAGCAAGGGTCGCCAGGCCGCTGCGCTGGCCTCCACGGATGCAGGGAAAATAGGGCCGGGTCGCCTGCCGAGAGCAAGACCTGAGGATCGGGGTCGTCAGAACGACCAGGATCCTCAGATCTTCCGGAGCGCGGCTACGAGCGGGGGCGTCCGCTCTTCCTACCCACGAACCCAGCCGGACCTCCGAGTGCTCGGTAGCCAGGCAGCTCGCTAGCCCGGTAGCCCGGTAGCCCGGCAGCCCGGTTTTGCAAGTCGCAAGAGTGAACGATTTCGGTCGTTCCAGCGACCAAAATTCTTCTTTCTTGCGGGTCGCCAGGTGAATCAGCACCCCTTTTGCCGCTAAAGAGGCGAAATGACCCCGCCGCACGGCAGTGCGGGATCCTCGATGGATGGCAGGAGGGGCGCGGTTCGCCCCCCATCAGCACGGCTCCGCCAAGCCCATACAGGCACGCCGGATCCGCGTCTCAGGATTCTGCCGCGGGCTCTTCGCTCATCGCCCTTGGACTCGCGCTGCGGATCAGACGGCGGTGAGGCGAAGGGTGGCTGCGGGGGTCTCCGCGCTGCCGGCCGGGACGATCGCGTAGCGGCGCCGCTCCCATGGATAGTGCGGCAGGTCGACGACGGCACGGGGCAGTTCCGTCAGCTCGCCTCCACCGGGCTCCACGGGAGTGCCCGCGGCGAGCGCGTCGAGGGCCGCGAGGGCCTGCGACCGGCTGGTGGCGAGCACCCGGGCGCGGACGGGATGGCGCGCCCGGCCCACGGTCGCCGTGTAGGCGAACGCCGGGTAGGCGTCGTCCGGGAGGGTGGCCAGCCGGTCCCGGTAGCGCGCCGCGAGGACCCGCAGCGCGTCCGGGGTTCGCGCCGCCACCTCGAATCCGGCCACCGGAACCGCCCTCCCGCCAGCGGCCGCGACACCCTCCACACCACCGGTGCCCACCGCACCACCGCTGCCCACCGCGGCGCCGGCACCCACCACGGCACCGGCACCCGCCGCCGCACCGTTGCCCGCCGCGGTGCCGATGTCCACCGCGGTACCGACGTCCGCCGGGCCGACGATGACGTGGGCGTTGGTACCGCTCATGCCGAAGGAGCTGACGCCGGCGTAGCGGCCGTCGTCCGGTGACCAGGCCTCGACCTCGGTGGGGATGGCGATTCCGGTATCGGCGAGGTCGAGGCGCGGGTTCAGGGTCCGGAAGTGCACCAGCGGCGGCACGGCCCGGCGCTGCACGCACAGGATCGCCTTGAGCAGGCCGGCCATACCCGCCGCGGACTCCAGGTGCCCCAGGTTCGACTTCACCGATCCGACCGTCAGCCGGCGCCCGCCGCGCGGGCGGCCGAGGACGGTCGCGATCGCGTCCATCTCGATCGGGTCGCCCAGGGCGGTTCCGGTGCCGTGGGCCTCCAGGTGCCCGATGTCCGCTGCGGTCAGGCCCGCGTCGGCCAGCGCCGCGGCGATGACGTCGATCTGGGACCGCACGTTGGGCGCGGTGATGCTGGCGGACCTGCCGTCCTGGTTGAGCGCCGAGCCGGCGATCACCGCGTGGATGCGGTCGTTGTCCCGCCGGGCGTCCGCGAGGCGCTTGAGCACGACGATCCCGCAGCCCTCGGAGCGGGTGAAGCCGTTCGCGCGGGCGTCGAACGGCTTGCACAGCCCGTCCGGGGCGAGCAGGCCCGACTGGGAGATCAGCCTGGTCGACGCCGGAGACACGATGAGGTTGACGCCGGCGGCGAGCGCGACCTCGCACTCGCCCCGCAGCAGCGCCTGCCGCGCGAGATGGACGGCGACCAGCGACGACGAGCAGGACGTGTCCACTGCCATCGCCGGGCCGGTCAGCCCCAGGGTGAACGCGACCCGCCCGGCGGAGTAGCAGATCGCGTTGCCGATGCCCCAGACCGCGTCGACGTCGGCGGGCCGCCAGTCGTCGTAGTCCTGGTTGGTGATGCCGACGAAGAATCCGGTGCGGGTCTCGGTCAGGCGCTCCGGGGGCAGCGCGGCGTCCTCGAGGGCCTCCCAGGCGACCTCCAGCAGCAGTCGGTGCTGCGGGTCGAGCCGCCGTGCCTCGCGGCCGCCGATACCGAAGAAGCCGGCGTCGAAGTCCATCACCTCGTCGAGGAACCCGCCTTTGCGGTGCAGGCCCGCCCACTGGTCGGCGAACGGGCCCATCCGCTCCTGGCTGAGCGGGGTGACCAGGTCACGGCCGGCGGCGAGCGCCGTCCAGTAGCCGTCGAGGTCGTCGATGCCACCGGGCAGGCGCAGGCCGACGCCGACGACGGCGAGCGGCTGGTCGGCGCG
This is a stretch of genomic DNA from Parafrankia irregularis. It encodes these proteins:
- a CDS encoding helix-turn-helix transcriptional regulator, whose translation is MAKPALGIRASAVREGIADLCEQRITPEDLVAEVAERVRRVVPYDAGSWMTTDPETLLPTRLHAVGPKVCLRADDLHDELAGTGVNGFLDLDRSGRCAVSLAASTGGDLDRATRHRSVHEPLGLRDELRLLARDGSATWGIGCLRRADDEPDFTAAEVRYVASIARHLGHGLRSGLARTAAPRTPLAGSGTLILDAAGHLEASTAEADRWLRRISPAEPPELPVSVTMVAVQAQANAVAGGPPRPARLRMSLPGGGWLLVQGEVLVSAPAHGGGGTSRTAVVLEPASRADLLPVMLALYGLTARERQLAELLVAGHGTDRIARRLGISQHTVRDHTKAIFAKVNVATRAELTAVLGAEVTGPPVDVPGGLGDLGLAG
- a CDS encoding beta-ketoacyl synthase N-terminal-like domain-containing protein; its protein translation is MAHDDSPTLVPAAAPPGAPPGAPAPAPASRTALARALDTIRSLRAQLDAQRADQPLAVVGVGLRLPGGIDDLDGYWTALAAGRDLVTPLSQERMGPFADQWAGLHRKGGFLDEVMDFDAGFFGIGGREARRLDPQHRLLLEVAWEALEDAALPPERLTETRTGFFVGITNQDYDDWRPADVDAVWGIGNAICYSAGRVAFTLGLTGPAMAVDTSCSSSLVAVHLARQALLRGECEVALAAGVNLIVSPASTRLISQSGLLAPDGLCKPFDARANGFTRSEGCGIVVLKRLADARRDNDRIHAVIAGSALNQDGRSASITAPNVRSQIDVIAAALADAGLTAADIGHLEAHGTGTALGDPIEMDAIATVLGRPRGGRRLTVGSVKSNLGHLESAAGMAGLLKAILCVQRRAVPPLVHFRTLNPRLDLADTGIAIPTEVEAWSPDDGRYAGVSSFGMSGTNAHVIVGPADVGTAVDIGTAAGNGAAAGAGAVVGAGAAVGSGGAVGTGGVEGVAAAGGRAVPVAGFEVAARTPDALRVLAARYRDRLATLPDDAYPAFAYTATVGRARHPVRARVLATSRSQALAALDALAAGTPVEPGGGELTELPRAVVDLPHYPWERRRYAIVPAGSAETPAATLRLTAV